The nucleotide window TGGCTTATAGCTGTTTTGCATTCCTAGATGTTGGTCAGTATGTTGCGATAGAGAACATTATTCCCGAGTCTGTTCTTGAGAATATTCAGCAATAAATAGACTAATTTACACAACTTGCAGTGAGCAAAACGCAGTCTAACTCCTAACACGTATCGTGCTCATTTTGTTTCGTCGCCATTGGCGATTTGAAAGCTTGTCCTCCTAGATGTCCTCACTGAGCTCTCGCTCGGTTTTAAGTACCAAACACTTCAACGACTCATTTAATGAACAAGTCATCTGAATCTATACTGATACTTGAATCGGCTCTCTCCGGTTCTTGGAGTGTCAGTAATGACCTCACCAAATCTTGTCGAGCGTTCACGTCTTAGCCCCTCACTAATCAGATCTATATTCCAGAGGTCAATGCGTTTCAGCTTCGAATGTGTAAACCGATCAGTCTAATCCTGACAAAGTTGACAATATTATGACTAGACCGGTCGGTTTGTTGCGTTTATTATATATACAACGTCGAGACGACATAACTTTAAACGGTGAATTTCATATGAATAGATCAATCATTATTGCTGGTTCGAGTGGCTTAGTTGGGCGAGAAACGTTGAGTGCTTTGTTAAGCAGTCAGAATATCAGTACTGTTTACGCACTGTCTCGACGTGAACTTAATACGCAGCATCAGAAATTGAAGCAGATAATTGACAGTAATCTAAGTGTTCCTGCAATCCGTTTAGATTCAGATCTTCCGGACGTTGGGGTTATCGCTTTAGGTAGCACGATTAAAAAATCGGGTACCAAAGATAAACTTCGCGCAATTGATGTTGACCTAGTCGTGTCGACCGCAGCAAACATGAAAGATCTTGGAGTGAAACACCTGATCGTCGTGTCATGTCTTGGAGCTGATAGCAAAGCTCGCTCGCATTACCTTCGCTGCAAAGGGGAGATGGAAAATGACGTTGAATTACTTGATTTTGAGAAAACGACTTTCCTACACCCGGGCCCGTTGGCGGGGGATCGACAGGAGAAGAGAACTGACGAAAAGTTACTTCAAGGTGCTCTGAAAGTACTTAAGCCGATGATGATCGGCAGTATGAAAAAGTACCTACCAATTCAAGCATCGAATATTGCAAACAGCATTTTGATTCATTTGACATTTCCGAGCTCTAGAAAGGTGGAGAGATTAGATTCTCTCGATATGATGAAGCTAGCGTCTTAGCCCCATCTCGGCATGAGCGAGCGTCTGCGATGTTTAAACCTGAATGTAGGAAGAGATACTAATGAGATACAAAGTAACATTTTTGCTGATGATTCTTGTGATGGCCGGGGAAGCGTTCAGTCATGAGCTAAAAGCCGAGCCTTCGCACGCGCAATTTGAATCGTGGGCATACGATGATTATCGAATGGTCGTAGAAAATACTCGCACATTATGGTTTGTCGACTATTACGATATTAGTCACTTGAAAAGCAAAGAAGGTGATAGCGCACTTCTATTGACGTTTACGCCGGATAAGTTAACACAAGAAAAAGTCACAACAGCCACTATTGAGGCGCTAGAAGAGTCAAACCCTGGCATCAATATGAAAGACTCAAATATTCAAAAACTAGTGGATAGCCTATCCATGCCGCTCATTAAAGACGATGTGATTGCCATTATCTACAAAGGGGAAGCGATGCAGATTCAATATAACAATGACGTTGTGTATCAGGCTAAAGCATCTTCAAAACAGAGTGTTGCTTTAAGGAATATCTGGCTAGGCGAGACCCCTGTTGATGATTTGCTATAAGAGCCAACTAAAGTGGGGCAAGTTCCTCATGATAATGGTGCTAACTTTGCCATCGTTCGTTGCTATGAGTGGAGAAAATATGATGACGAGAACGGATAAAACTGAATACAGAGAGTTTGCGAAGGGACTTAAGTATGAGTTGGTATTTCGAAACTTAGGTAAACAGGTATTTTCTGAACTCAAACACAACCCGCCAGGCAGTATGACAGCAAACAGTTTGGACTTGCTCAGCAAAATGGAACAACACAATACCATTGTGATGAACCCTGTTCGCAAACAGTACAGTGTTGATAGCACTATTCGTTGTAAAGATAAGTTTTTCGCTAAAACAGTGACGTTGTCTTTGAAAGTGATGCCATATTTAGGGGCGAAATATTTAGAGGGCAGCGCAGAGCGATTTGTTCACCAGCTTAAGGATATTCAAGCATCCAGCCCAGTCGGTTATGAAAAAGAAATGACTTATATGGTAGAGCATGAAAAAGCGCTGTATGGGTACTTAGTCCACTTGAATGATGGTGACCCAAAGCGCGCCCATTCGGTCCTTGAAGACTTTGTTTCCGAGCATAATATTCAATAGATTTGATTGTTTCGTTTTGCCTTCAATCATTTTCAAACTCTAGAGAGGTTATCTATGAAAAAACTGTCTTTAATTGCTTTGTTTGTTCTGCCCATTCTAGGTTGTGAAACGACCGTTGATCAGAACGCTCATCAATCTCAACTAAATGCCGTTGATGAGAGTGTGCTCATTGTTGATCGAAACGTTGAAGATAAACGACTAGATAAAGTTTTAACTATCGACCATTCTCGATTAGCTGAGCAGGCAAATGAATATTTAGCACCAAGTCGAGTGGACTTTTATACCGACGACCAGTTGAATACTCAGTTGCTCAAAGACAGTTTACAAGTAGGGCTCGATTTACCATTTCGTATTTTGAATTATGTTGAAAATGGTGAGAAAAAAGTAATTTATACCGATGCTCAGTTTATTCAAAAGCGACACGGAATAATGGATAACGAAGCCCTTGAGCAGTACGCAGAAAAAACGGCATCGCTAACTAATGGGTTAGAAAATATTGCGCCAGTGCAGAGCGAAGGCTTAACAAAGAACTACGGCATTGAAACATTAGTATCAGAGTATGATTTTGAAACGACACTGAACAATATTAAACGAGATGTTCTTGCTCAAGGTGACACGGTTTGGTTTATGAACTGGGACTTTAAGGCTAGAGCGAAAGCTATTGGGGAGTCTCTATCTAATGCGACCTTGCTCGTTTTTGGTGGGCCAGCGCCAGGTGCAAAAGCAATGACCGATTTCCCAAGTATTGGATTGGATGCTTTTGGCCAAAAAGTATTAGTGACTGAAGAAAACGGTCAAGTGACGGTTGCCTACAATAATATTGTCGACATGTCTGAACTCCATTATCAGGACAATGCAATTTCTCATAAGGTCATCAACTTTCGATTGGGTAAAACTCTCGGCGGAGCCGTAGAAAAATAATCTATCTCGTTACTAATTATATCGATAATTAGCGTCTAATTAATTCACATTAATAAAAAGCTATGATTTTAAAATTATGGCGTGGCTTTTTATTACCTAAAAACTACGGCTAATTTAATAGCCTAATTTTAACACTGCCATTTTGGCACTAAAATTCAACTATTGGAATATCATGAAAACACAATTAGTTACATTATCTTCTTTGTTTTTTATTTCTTTATCTAGTTCAGTTCTTGCAAGTGACGCTATTGTTAATGAAAGCCTAGAACAAAAAAAACAAGATGAAAAAAGTTATCACAGTCAAGACATTAGAAATGTCCAGAGTAGTATTACAGGTGAATATGAATCTTATGAAGATGCTGATGCAATATCTTTGGACGGTACATACGGTATTAATGATAAAGCAAGTGTTGGTATAACATATAAAAACTACTCGTTTGACTACGATGATGAAGCATCAGACGTCATGTCGCTAACAGGTCAATACAATATATCCAGTAATGTCGTAATTGATGGCGTTTGGAATAACATAGATGGAGAATATAATAATTATCGATTTGGAGGTAATTATGTAGGGGATGCTAGGTTTGGTGTGTGGAATGTTGGTGCAAATTACTATGGTGGTGACCTTGCTGATGGTTTCGACGTAGAGGCTGGGGTTTTGGTTCCATTTGGTAATATGTACTACCGTGGTGACTTTACGTATTTTGTTGATGCAGAGGGGTATGAAAATATTTTCGAAAATAAACTTGGATGGACAAACGGAAAAATTGACGTTAATGCATCAGTAAGTACCTATGAATTAGGTGAAGATACGTTTTTTGGTGTTGAATTAGGTTATCTTTTTTAAGTTGTAGGCGAGAAAGTGAATTTTTTAAACAAAAAAATGGTACTAAAATTATCAGTATTGATGTTAATTGTGCCGGTTGTAACTGGTTGCGTCGGTAGTAACTTTACGACCAATAAACTAATGGAATTTAATGTTAAGGTTGTTGATAACCGCTATGCACGTGGCGGTGTTAACTTCTTATTGGCACCTGTTTATGGCTTTACAACATTGGCAGATTACTTCGTTGTTAACTCAATCGAGTTCTGGACGGGGTCAAACCCTTTCGACGGCACTCCGCATATCTTTGATAGTAAAGTCGAGACAATGATTGATATTAACGGTGATCTTGATCCTTCACTGCGTGATGCACCGATTGATCCTCTGACGTACCACAACATTGAAGACAGTCACATAAGAACTATTGACGAAAATACTATTGAGATGGAAGTGACTTATGTTGACGGCACTTCTTCAACGGTAACCGGCGTGAAGGAAGGTGCAAACGTTAAGTACTTTGTTGATGGTGAGTTTGTCTCTGAAACATCTGTAGAGGCGTTATCAGAAGCATTTGAAGTGAGCTCATAATCATCCATTGTCAAAGTGAACGTTATTGTTCGCCTATTATTTCTAAATATTTACGATTAATAATCAAGCTTTTAGGATATTAATATGAATCAATTTGGCGTGACTGGTTTTATTGTGAAAAGTAGCCTTACTAAAAAGAATATTCAACCTGTCGATGATATGTCTTATCCAGGATGTAGCTTTTTAGTGCAAACAGATAACTTTCTAGTGTCATGTTGTTCATTAGATAAATATATTCATAATGCGTTTGAAACTCTTCAAAACACAAAAGGAAAAGTTAAACTAGAAGGGTTTTTGTTTGTAGATACTTATAGTGATAATGCGTCTTTGTCTGTAGTGACAAAAATAACACAGTAATAGCGATTAATAAGCTTCTTAATAGGGGCTTGTTATAAAGAAAAAGGACGAAGTTAACTTCGTCCTTTTTTGTCATTGTAAACTTGTTAGTTAATGAACTTAAGCCAACTCACCCGTTTGCGAGAAAGCTTCTAACTTCGCCGCGTACGGTTGTAGGTCACCGATATTCAGATTTACCCACTCGTCATTGAAGTAAGTGTCTAGGTAACGTTCACCGCTATCACATAGCAAAGTCACGATAGAACCTGTTTCGCCACGTGCTTTCATTTCACTGGCTAACTGAAGCACGCCGTACATGTTAGTACCGGTTGATGCGCCAACCTTGCGACCAAGAATTTCAGATAACCAATGTGTCGTTGCGATACTTGCTGCGTCTGGGATTTTTCGCATTTCGTCAACCACACCAGGAATGAAGCTTGGCTCTGCTCGTGGGCGACCAATACCTTCAATCTTGCTGAATGTATTGCCTTTCACGTTCGCATTGCCTGTTTGGAAGTATTCGTGGAATACAGAGTTTTCAGGGTCGACAACACAAAGCTTAGTTTCATGCTGTTGGTAGCGAATGAAGCGGCCGATAGTTGCAGAAGTACCGCCAGTACCTGGGCTCATTACTACCCAAGCTGGGACTGGGTGATCTTCCATCTGCATTTGATTGAAAATCGAGTTCGCGATGTTGTTGTTACCACGCCAGTCGGTTGCGCGCTCAGCGTAAGTAAATTGGTCCATGTAATGACCATTCAGCTCTTCTGCTAAACGACGTGACTCATCGTAAATTTCATCTGAGCGGTCAACAAGATGTGCTTGGCCGCCGTAGAATTCAATCTGCTCAATTTTCTTCTTTGCTGTGCATTTTGGCATTACCGCAATAAACGGGAGACCTAGTAGGCGAGCAAAGTAAGCCTCAGACACGGCTGTGCTACCTGATGAAGATTCAATGATCGTCGTTTCTGGACCAACCCAACCGTTACAGATAGCGTATAAGAACAGAGAACGCGCTAAGCGGTGCTTCAAAGAACCCGTTGGGTGTGTGCTTTCATCTTTAAGGTAAACATCAATGCCTTCGATACTTGGTAGTTCGAGCTTGATAAGGTGCGTATCCGCTGAGCGTTGGTAATCGGCTTCAATTTTACGAATCGCGTTATTAATCCATTGATGGTCAGTGCACATAAGCGTTCTCCTGATCGAGTGTAGGAATTCTTTGTAATTGGTATGGTTCTAATTTAGCTACAATTGGAGAGAAAAACTTTGCCATATTTGCTTTGTTTTGCTTAAATTGTAGAAAATAATTCTCTTTAAATGCGATTTGGTGAAAGTGTGATAGATGCCGTAGATAAAAAAATATTAGGATTACTGCAAGAAGACAGCACTCTGTCATTGAATGACATTTCTGAAGCAGTCAATCTCACCACAACGCCTTGCTGGAAAAGACTTAAGCGTCTCGAAGAGAACGGCATTATTGAGAAAAGAGTGGCGTTACTGAATCCCGAAAAGCTCGATCTTTCTTTTACCGCGTTCGTATTGATTAAAACCAGTGATCATTCTCACGAGTGGTATGGTCGTTTTGTGAATACTGTGTCGGAGTTTCCAGAAGTGATGGAGTTCTATCGCATGGCTGGCGAATATGACTATATGATGAAGGTTCAGGTGAAAGACATGAAGTGCTTTGATGATTTCTACAAGCGCTTGGTGAATAGCATTGATGGTATCTCTAATGTGACCTCGACATTTGCGATGGAACCATTGAAGTACACGACAGCATTGCCGCTTTAAGCTACGCCTAGTTACGCATTAACAATCGTCTGAGCTTAACTATCGTCTCAGTTTAGATATCGCCTCTGCGATAAAGAAAAGGATTATTCATGTTTGCAAAAGTATCTACCGCTATCCAGCTGGTATTGGCGGTCGCCATTTTTTACTTGGGTTACACCATCTACTCGTTTACTAATAAAGTAGGGGAGATCGTCGATACTTATCCGCAGGTTATCGAAGATTTATCCGGTCTCACTAAAGGGCTCAAAGTGGAAGAGCTGCTAGCGTTTGCTGAACATGTCAGCGAGCTTGCTCCTCAAGTTTTGAACACAGTCGAAGAGGTCAGAAAGACGATAGATGACGTGAATCAAACCGTTTCATCGGTCGACAACAAAATCCCTGCGATATTAGATGAAGTAAAAAATGTTCGAACGGAAGTTGAGCAGGTCAGAACCGATGTTATTCCACCAACATTAACTGAGCTGAAACGATACCGTGTGGATGTCATGCCACCGATGCTCGCTGAAAGTAAATCGTACCGCGAGCAAACTATCCCCGCCGTTGTTACTGAATCTGAAATGCTAAGAGCGGAAGTGCCGAATATTTTGGTGCAAGCTAATTTGTTGGCAGATAAGAGTCAAGCTTTGGCTCAGGACGCTGCAGAAGGCGCTGTGAAAGGTGTGGTGCTATCACCATTTAACCTTCTGCGAGATGCCGGAGATGGCATCAAAACACGAGTACAGAGCGAGTTTGAGCCTACGCTAGAAGCAGAATAGATTTTAGTCACTCTTAAGTGACGGCTTTTCGTTAGTGTTATAAAAAAGAGAGGCTAGGTATTAAACCTAGCCTCTCTTTTTGTTTTCTCGTACATATTTTGGGCTTATAAAAAGCGTTTATTCGCTATTTATTTGAACGCTATTTATTTGAGCGTTATTTAGTAAAGCGCATCACACCTTCTTGTACTGCTGTCGCTACGAGCTCACCTTTCTGATTAAAAATTTCGCCGCGCACTAGGCCACGAGTGTTCGCCGCCGTCGGGCTTTCAATCGCATAAAGCAGCCACTCATCCATTTTGAACGGGCGGTGGAACCAGATTGAGTGGTCAATCGTCGCCACTTGGAAGTTGGGCGTCATGATTGACACTTCATGTGGGTGAAGTGCTGTCACCAAGAATCCCCAATCGGACGCGTAAGCCAGCAGGTATTGGTGAATCAATTGGTTGTCTGGCATTGCGCCATTTGCTCTTACCCAAAGGTACTGCTTCGCTTCCGCCTTCTTAGGATTGAGTGGATTCACGACCGTTACAGGGCGCATCTCAATCGGCTTTTCACCACAGAAGGTTTTACGCAGTTTCTCTGGTAGGAACTCAGCAATGTGGCTCGCTAACTCGGTTTCAGATGCAAAGTTCTCTGGCCCAGGAATATCAGGCATTGAAATCTGGTGCTCAAAGCCTGGAGCATCACCGTGATAAGAAGCCGTGAGATAGAAAATAGGGCGGCCATTTTGAATCGCTTTCACACGGCGCGTGCTGAAGCTGCGTCCATCTCTTAGGTTCTCAACATCGTAAATAATTGGCTTTTCAGGATCGCCAGGAAATAGAAAGTAACTATGAAACGAGTGCACACTACGGTCGTCTTGAACGGTATAACGAGCAGCAGAAAGCGCTTGCCCTAATACTTGACCACCATAAACCTGTGGTAGACCTAGGTTCTCACTTTGCCCGCGGAACAGACCTTCTTCCAGCTTCTCTAGCTGAAGTAAACTTAATAATTCTTGTAAAGGTTGACTCATCGCCAGCATGCCTCTTGGTAAAATGGATGTCAGATTATTGTGTTAATCATTTAGCTTAGTCAGATATCTGTCAATAAATCATAGGGTTTCAAGACAGAATATGAAAGCTCTCTTATAATTGGTGGGTAGATTTGCCGAGTCCGGCAAACATGTTGAGAGAAATTGAATATGAAAAAGGCTCTAATTCTTATTACGTCTTTAGTATCGTTTGGCCTACTTGTTGGTTGCCAAGCAACATCAGAAACGAACGCTTCTCAGGAAGTGGTTGCAGAGAACACTCAAGTGATTTCAGGAACAGTAAGCTACCGTGAAAGAATTGCATTGCCAGAGAATGCCGTGGTGACTGTTACGCTAGAAGACATCTCACTGGCTGACGCACCATCGACAGTTATCGCAACTCAAGAGTTCACCACAGACGGTAAGCAAGTACCGTTCGCATTCGAGCTAAGCTACGACAACGACAAAATTAAAGCTAACCACCGTTACAACATGCGCGCAGCGATTCACGTTGACGGTAAACTGCGTTTCACTACTGACACTATTAAGTCAGTAATTACTGATGTAGAAAATACACAGCAAGCAGACCTACGTTTGGTTGGTGTTCGTTAATCAGAAATCGATGCCACTGTTAAGGCATCTTGATTGGCTTAACTTAGCCAGTTGAATCAGCGATTAGTGGCAGCTCTAGGGCTGCCATTTGTATATTCTGAGTTTGATCTTTCCTGCATCACTCACCTCAATCCCTTCTTTAATCAAATGCTGCTTTTGTCGGGCGAACGAATCACCCTTTAAAGATATTTCACCCTTGCTGTTTATCACTCGATACCAAGGCAGTTTGCTACCTTCTGGCAGGTTACCCAGCGCTTTACCTACATGGCGCGCATAGCCCGGAAATCCTGAAAAACGTGCTATGTCTCCATAAGTTGTTACTTTCCCATATGGAATTTGGTGAATCACAGCAAAGATTTGAGGCAAAAATTGGTCCATACTAAATGTTCCTAGTTCATTAATACCACGGATCGGTAGAAGGAGAGGGCTATGGTATTTACAACGTTTCAGTTCTTGATAACCACATTATTAGCGGTTGTCTGCGCGAGAGCAATCAGTTTAAGTGAGGGAGATATCCCAGTACTTGCAATGGTCATTCCTGCTTTATGGATTCTGCCGCAAGGAGGCATCGCAGGATTAGCTTTGCTTGTTTCCATGACCACTTATGGTCTAACCCTTCCTTTGCAGCCCATCACGCTGTCTGTCAGTGCGTGGGTACTATTCCCGCTATTGATGGTGGTCTTCTCAAGACGTAGTAGTTTGTCAGTCGTGATTATTTCCGGCCTAATTGTGACTACTTTGCAGGTTGGGATCATGGTGACACAATCAGCAGGCAAGCTTGAAGGCGTCCCGTGGGTTACCACACTTCAGACCTTATCAATCATCGTGATTTGGTGGGCGGCAAATCATCTTAAGCCAGCCAGCCGACACAGCTGGTGGTCATTAGGCTTAATACTTCCATTATGGATAGCCGATTTACCTTATGCCGCTTTGGTTGCCTTGTGTGTAACGGGCATCATGGCATCGATGGAAACGCTGACGCGCTTGAAAACCTTCCGCTGGAATAAACTATTATGTTGGACACTGCCAACGGTCGGTTTTGCGGCTCTGGTGATTACTCCAAGCATCGAAGTGCCTAGTCCAGTCTTTGTGGTGTGGTTGTGTCTATTAGGTACCGCGTGGATGACAGACTACATCATTCGCACAGAAGATAACGAAGACATCGATATCTAGTACACCAGCAATCCAAACCTTCCAAATGCAGGTAAATGGTGAATTTACCTGCGATTTTCTAGTGGTTTGAATAAAGGATAAGCACTTAGACCGCAATTGTTCAAAAATAGGGTGGAAGGGCTTGCAATGGTTGCTGTGATGCTTAATAATCCAATCACTCTTTGAGGCAAGCCTCTTAGAAAACGAATCTATGGGGGCCTGGTCCTCCCGCAACAATAGCTCGTGAACTCGGTCAGGCCTGGAAGGGAGCAGCCGCAGCGAGTGACTTGTGTGCCGGGATGTGGCTGGGTTCCCACCCTTTAAAAAAGCCGTTACTTATGTGACGGCTTTTTGCTATCTGAAGCTTTTTAAAGTGAACAACAGTTCGCAATTAGTTTAGTCCACACTGCATACCAAACTATTCGTAAATGCTGTATGAAAAGTACTTACTTGCGATTTTTTGATGCTGACCATTGTCGATCAAGCGCTGGATACCGTCATCAATAAGATCTTTGAGTTCATTATCTTGTTTTCGTACCGCGACACCAATACCACGCCCGAACCATTTTTCTTCTGTAAATTTAGGACCCGTAAAGTGGTAGTCCTTACCTTGTTCCGTTTCAAGAAAGCCCGCATTGAGTCCCATAGAACCACCAAACACGCTATCTAGGCGCCCGTTGAGTAAATCGGTAAAGGCTTCGTCGAATGATCCATAACGCTTGATATCTACATTTGGGTAGATCTCGGAAAGGTATTTGTCACCAATGGTAGCGCGCTGAACCCCAATTGTTAGTTCATTTAAGCTGCCGTCATCCATATTGATTTCACGCCCCTTTTCCATGACAAAACGAGTGGGAACTTTAGCGTAAGGCATAGTGAAATTAACTTTCTTTTCTCGCTCTTCAGTGATAGTCATCGCAGCAATGATTGCGTCGTTTTTTCTGCTTAAAAGCGAAGGGATAATCCCGTCCCAGTCAGTTTTTGAGATAACGCATTTTACTTGTAGCTCAATACATAGAGCATTAGCCAAGTCGACTTCAAATCCTTCTAATTGGCCGTCTTGTGTCGTCCAGCTGAATGGTGGGTATGCTCCTTCCACCGTAAATCGGATTTGCTTCCAATCTTTTGCGTAAGTAAATACTGAGAAAACACTGACGAATACAACAAATATCCACTTCATTTTTATTTCCTTATAGTTTTAATGGATAAGTATGGTTAATCAAATGTTAAAAAATATCAATGTTAATGCATATCATTGTGAGCAAAGGCATTAGATAACTTCTGGAACTCTTGTTTCCCAAACTAATTACACGACTTTTTTTTATCTAAATTTCTATTTATATCTTTCATAAACAGTAACTTGCTGTACTTACCGCAAGATCTTTAAGATCCTCTCCTTTGATTTATGTTGCACCTGAAACAAAATTTAATATAATGAGCGCATTATTTTGTTGCAGGTGAAACATTATGGCTAATAAAGCGTATCAATGGATGCTCTATCTAACACTTGGCACCAGTGCCTTGTTTGCTCTTTTCTTGGTGGCAAGTGACAACCTTGCGCCATTCACAACTCAAGCTCAATTGCACATTCCAACCAGCCGTATTGCTGCAGAAGTGTCGGCGCCAGTGGTGGAGTTGGCTGTTAAGAATGGTCAGGATGTAAAAAAAGGGGACGTGCTAGTTCGCTTAGATCCAACTCGTTTTGAATTGGCGTTAACTCAGGCTGAAGCGGCTTTGGTTGAAGCAGAGCAAAGCTATGAAGCAAACAAGCAGCTCTTGCATGGTGCAGAAGCGACGTTACGTCAGCGCCAACACGAAGCTGTGAATGCCGAGAGAAAATTGAAGCGTAACCAGCAATTGATTTCGAGAAAGCTTGTTAGCCAAGAAACGCTAGACGATAGCCGAGCGGACACGATTGTAAGACAGCAAGCCGTCGAAGCTGCGCAAGCCGATATTGAGCAGATAAAAGCTGAGCTTGAGAAAAGCAGCGACAACGGTGCTTTGGCTGTTGCTCGAACTCGCGTTGAACTGGCGCAATTGGATTTGGACAAAACGACAATCGTCGCGCCTGTTGATGGCGTAATCAGCAATCTCAACCTTAACTCAGGAACCTATGTTGGCGCTGGCAGCCCCGTTTTGTTTTTGGTTGATCGCCAGCATGCTTGGATTAACGCAGACTTCAACGAAAAGGGCAGTGCAAATCTGACTGCGGGAACAACCGTTCGTTTGGTGTTTGATGCAATGCCTGGTGAGGTATTTGAGGGAAATATTCAAGGGCGTGAACTGGCTATCTATGATGCGAGTAGCGACAACAGCGGCCTCGCGAAAGTCGTGAACGATGATCGCTGGATTCGAGACCAACAAAAAGTGCGTACACAAGTAACGCTGCCGTCACTTGATCACTCATTGTTCTCAGGCTCTAAAGTGAGCGTGATGGTGGTGCCTGAAGCGACGTTTTGGGATGTGATCGGAAGTGCATGGATGGAAGTGCTAGCTCGCATTCGCTACGTAGTTTAACTGTGCTCTTCAATCATCGACTAACTGACTACCCACTGACGAAATAACGATTTACGACCTAAGAGGCAGATTATGAATAACGAAGTTCGAGGCCCGATTAACTGGTCTGAAGTAGCTTGGATCAGCGCTATTGTGTCTTTGGGTATGTTGGCTCAACTTTGGCTACAGCTAGGTGTTGCGGCATACCTCGCTCTTTATCCGGTAATGGCGGCGACCAAGATTAACGACTACTCAGTGAGAGGTATGCTCAAAGCGTTTCTCCCTATCTTGGGTGTCGCTTGTGTGGCTCTGCTTGTCGATCAGTTATTTGCCTCACACCCGGCAGTGGTTTGGGTGATCAGTTTATGGGTATTTGATTTAGCAAGAAGGTGGGCCGACACGCCAGCCAAACTTGGGAAAATCTACATCCCATTGCTCAATTGGTTTTTGGTGATTGTGTTTGCACAACATGGCCCAATGCCAATGACGGACTGGGTTCGCGATATAGCAGTGAGCATGGTGACGACCATGGTTGTGGTGAGATTTGTGATGCTGTTCTTAAAGCCGCCCAAAGCGATGCCGCCGCTGCCAATGCAAAGTGTTCCTGTAACGTACCAGCAGCGAGTGATATATGTGGTCATGCTTGGCGTTGGTTTAGCATTTTTGATGATGGTCGATTTGATTGCCGCGACGTTCTGCATGATGCCTGTGATTATTGCGGCTGCGCAAAGTGAACGCATGAACTATCAAATGGTGGTGAAAAACTGTTTACAAGCCCACGTTGGTGGTTGTGCATTGGCGTTGGTCTTCGTCACCTTGTTAGCGGGGCAACACTCCTATAATTGGGTGTATATCATTGGACTAACAAGCTTGGTGACCATGATAGCAATTTGGATCAGCGGCAGTCGTGGTGGCGTGCGAGGTATGCATACTGAAGCGATGTTAGGAACTATGCTACCATTGCAACTCTATGTTTCAGCAACCGATCTTGGTTTGCAAGATACCTACTTTCGTGCAGAGTTAA belongs to Vibrio splendidus and includes:
- a CDS encoding NAD(P)H-binding protein, whose translation is MNRSIIIAGSSGLVGRETLSALLSSQNISTVYALSRRELNTQHQKLKQIIDSNLSVPAIRLDSDLPDVGVIALGSTIKKSGTKDKLRAIDVDLVVSTAANMKDLGVKHLIVVSCLGADSKARSHYLRCKGEMENDVELLDFEKTTFLHPGPLAGDRQEKRTDEKLLQGALKVLKPMMIGSMKKYLPIQASNIANSILIHLTFPSSRKVERLDSLDMMKLAS
- a CDS encoding chalcone isomerase family protein, giving the protein MRYKVTFLLMILVMAGEAFSHELKAEPSHAQFESWAYDDYRMVVENTRTLWFVDYYDISHLKSKEGDSALLLTFTPDKLTQEKVTTATIEALEESNPGINMKDSNIQKLVDSLSMPLIKDDVIAIIYKGEAMQIQYNNDVVYQAKASSKQSVALRNIWLGETPVDDLL
- a CDS encoding DUF302 domain-containing protein; this encodes MKKLSLIALFVLPILGCETTVDQNAHQSQLNAVDESVLIVDRNVEDKRLDKVLTIDHSRLAEQANEYLAPSRVDFYTDDQLNTQLLKDSLQVGLDLPFRILNYVENGEKKVIYTDAQFIQKRHGIMDNEALEQYAEKTASLTNGLENIAPVQSEGLTKNYGIETLVSEYDFETTLNNIKRDVLAQGDTVWFMNWDFKARAKAIGESLSNATLLVFGGPAPGAKAMTDFPSIGLDAFGQKVLVTEENGQVTVAYNNIVDMSELHYQDNAISHKVINFRLGKTLGGAVEK
- a CDS encoding DUF3332 family protein, with the translated sequence MVLKLSVLMLIVPVVTGCVGSNFTTNKLMEFNVKVVDNRYARGGVNFLLAPVYGFTTLADYFVVNSIEFWTGSNPFDGTPHIFDSKVETMIDINGDLDPSLRDAPIDPLTYHNIEDSHIRTIDENTIEMEVTYVDGTSSTVTGVKEGANVKYFVDGEFVSETSVEALSEAFEVSS
- a CDS encoding PLP-dependent cysteine synthase family protein, with the translated sequence MCTDHQWINNAIRKIEADYQRSADTHLIKLELPSIEGIDVYLKDESTHPTGSLKHRLARSLFLYAICNGWVGPETTIIESSSGSTAVSEAYFARLLGLPFIAVMPKCTAKKKIEQIEFYGGQAHLVDRSDEIYDESRRLAEELNGHYMDQFTYAERATDWRGNNNIANSIFNQMQMEDHPVPAWVVMSPGTGGTSATIGRFIRYQQHETKLCVVDPENSVFHEYFQTGNANVKGNTFSKIEGIGRPRAEPSFIPGVVDEMRKIPDAASIATTHWLSEILGRKVGASTGTNMYGVLQLASEMKARGETGSIVTLLCDSGERYLDTYFNDEWVNLNIGDLQPYAAKLEAFSQTGELA
- a CDS encoding Lrp/AsnC family transcriptional regulator, which gives rise to MRFGESVIDAVDKKILGLLQEDSTLSLNDISEAVNLTTTPCWKRLKRLEENGIIEKRVALLNPEKLDLSFTAFVLIKTSDHSHEWYGRFVNTVSEFPEVMEFYRMAGEYDYMMKVQVKDMKCFDDFYKRLVNSIDGISNVTSTFAMEPLKYTTALPL
- the tesB gene encoding acyl-CoA thioesterase II, which encodes MSQPLQELLSLLQLEKLEEGLFRGQSENLGLPQVYGGQVLGQALSAARYTVQDDRSVHSFHSYFLFPGDPEKPIIYDVENLRDGRSFSTRRVKAIQNGRPIFYLTASYHGDAPGFEHQISMPDIPGPENFASETELASHIAEFLPEKLRKTFCGEKPIEMRPVTVVNPLNPKKAEAKQYLWVRANGAMPDNQLIHQYLLAYASDWGFLVTALHPHEVSIMTPNFQVATIDHSIWFHRPFKMDEWLLYAIESPTAANTRGLVRGEIFNQKGELVATAVQEGVMRFTK
- a CDS encoding YbaY family lipoprotein; amino-acid sequence: MKKALILITSLVSFGLLVGCQATSETNASQEVVAENTQVISGTVSYRERIALPENAVVTVTLEDISLADAPSTVIATQEFTTDGKQVPFAFELSYDNDKIKANHRYNMRAAIHVDGKLRFTTDTIKSVITDVENTQQADLRLVGVR